Within the Verrucomicrobiota bacterium genome, the region CAAACACCCTCTACAATGGCCTGATCGAAGTCATGTTCTACGACACTGACGCCGGGGGGGTCGTGCATAATATCGCTTACCTACGTTTTGTGGAATATGCGCGCACAAAACTCGCCGCCCAGCTGGGCCACGATATCAAGACATGTGCCGAAGAAAATATTTTCGCCGTCGTCGTGCGCACGGAAATCGACTACATCAAACCGGCTAAACTCGGCGAATCCCTCACCATTACCTCGACACTCTCGGGCGCCGACCGTGTCCGTTTCTACATCACCACAGAGATTTTCAGACCTACCGACGGGAAAAAAATCATCCGTTGTTATCAAACCCTGGCCCTCTTGAAAATGCCTGAGGGTAAAGTCCTGCCGGCACCGAAAGATTGGGTCGGATTCTTTAGCCCAAAGGAATAACCGGATCCCCCCCCCTATGGACCCCCTTTCATTTGAAACTCAAAAATATGTCCAAAGCGCGCTCGGTTACCATGAGCTCGGACTCCACGAAGACAGCTTGGCCGAGCTCGATCAGGTAAATGCCCTCGAGCAAAAAACCACGGGACTGATCCTTTTCCGGGCGCAGATCCTAAATGCCCTCGGTGAATATCCCCGGTCTGTCGAGCACCTGCGCCAATACGCAGCAAATTGCGCGGACTCGCAGGAATACCCTATTTTACTGGCTTACGCGACCCGTCGGGCACACTCCTTGGAGGAAGCCAAAAGGATCCTCGAAGATTCCCTCACCCGGTTTTCTAAGGAACCCCTCATCCATTATAACCTCGCCTGTTACCAAGCGCAGCTGGGACAATTTGCCGAATCAATCACACTCTTGGAGTCCGCGATTGACCTCGATCCACAATACCGTGGCCTCGCCCAAAAAGACCCCGACTTCCTCCCGCTTAAAAACGAAACCGATTACCTTAATCTCATGGGCGATTAACGGGCGCAATTTGTTTGGGCTAATTCAACTTCCAGGCATTCACCCAGACTTTACCCGTTTCTTTGGCTTTGAAATCTTTGATCAAGCTTTCCTGGATACCGGGCAAATGCATCGCCCCATAAAAAACGGCGATATTCTTTTTCCCGGACTTTAAGGCAGTTTCAATCGCTTCGACCACCTTCTGATTTCTTTCCTCCAGAATAATCCTGAAATACTCGCGCCTTTTTTTCGCGACATCATCCTCACCGGCCAAGGCCGCATCTAGGTCCATACGGATAATCATTTCGGCCATGAGATTCTTGATGATATTGCGGGTCACGGAGGACTCTTCCTTACCGGACTTT harbors:
- a CDS encoding acyl-CoA thioesterase, with translation MDSSNTLYNGLIEVMFYDTDAGGVVHNIAYLRFVEYARTKLAAQLGHDIKTCAEENIFAVVVRTEIDYIKPAKLGESLTITSTLSGADRVRFYITTEIFRPTDGKKIIRCYQTLALLKMPEGKVLPAPKDWVGFFSPKE